The genomic window gttCTCGGATTCTAGTATAGCATTATGCTGGATACATTCTTCACCGCATAGATGGAAAACCTTCATTGCAAATAGAGTTACTAAAATAAACGAATGGTTACCACCTAGCGTTCTATGGTTTCATATTCCGGGAGCTGAAAATCCGTCAGATTGCTTATCTCGTGGCCTAATGCCGTCTAAACTTATAGAAAACACATTATGGAGAAAGGGCCCGGATTGGCTTATTTTAGAGCCAGAGAATTGGCCGGTTACCCCTTTTTCGGTGAACAAATTTAGTACCAATTTAGAATCCAAAGTCACTTCCCTAGCAGTTACAAATCATGACGATAATTCACTTTATAGATTAATTAGCAATAGTTCGTCATGGATTAGATTAGTTCGTAGTATGGTTTATGTTTTAcgattttcaaaacttttaccTAAACGCGAAAACATTTCTTCATCGGACCTTGAACAGGCTGAACATAAACTCCTTTGGCTTGtgcagaaaaaacattttgccaAGGAAATAGAGTTGCTAGAAAGGGGGCAGGAATGTTCGTTTCGCGTCCGCTCTTTGAGACCATTTATGCATAACGGAATTTTACGTGTAGGAGGTCGTTTGTCAAATTCAAAACTAGAATTTGAACAATGTCATCCTGTTTTGCTACCGAAAAACGATCCCCTGGTAAATTTGTTAATAGAttatattcattcaaaaaacTTACATACCGGCAGTGGATTAGTGTTAGCTCTTTTGCGGCAACGTTATTGGATATTAGCGGCCAGGAGCATAGTTAGAATACGTGTTAGAAATTGTAACCGTTGTTTTCGCGTCCGGCCAAAACCTACGTTCCCCATTATGGCAGATTTACCAAAATTTAGAGTTCAGGAGGCAAAACCTTTTGTACATACGGGGACCGATTATTGTGGGCCATTTTCTATTACTATATCTCGTAGTAGAGGAGCTCGCGTACAAAAGgcttatatttgtatatttatttgtttagttaCAAAAGCATTGCATCTCGAGCTGGCCTCTGATTTAAGCACGgcaaattttttgcaatgttTAAAACGCTTTTTATCTCGAAGAGGTCCAGTTTCAATTCTTTATTCCGATAATGGGCGAAATTATATTGGTAGTAAAAATGAATTAGATAGTCTGTATAAGTTGTTGACTTCAGTAGAATATACAGAAAAGTATTGCAACGAGCTATCCCATAGAAAAATAGAATTTCGTTTCAACACTCCAAGAACAGCTCATCAGGGAGGAATTTGGGAGAGCCAAGTAAAATGTGTCAAGTCCCATTTATTCAAAGTGGTTGGATCCCAAATTTTGAGCTACGAGGAGATGAATACTTTGCTTATTCAAATAGAAGCATTGTTGAACTCAAGGCCCTTATGTACTCTTAGTGATGATCCTTCCGATCCATTAGCACTCACCCCTGCACACTTCTTGAATTTAACGCCACTTCAATTTTTGCCAGCGGCTGACCTGACAAATGAGTCAATCAATCGTCTCAATCGTTATCAATTAATAGACCGATTGGTACAAAGTTTTTGGGCTAGATGGCATCTTGAATATTTGACAACGTTACAAGTGCGACAGAAATGGCAAACCAAAACGAGCGATGACAATGTCATTAGACCGggattaatagttttgataaagGAGGATAATGTTGCTCCGCTGCAATGGCCATTAGGTGTAATAGaggaaatatttccaaataagGATGGAGTCGTGCGCAGAGCTTCAGTTCGAACTAAACAGGGTATCTGCCAACGACCCGCCGTACGTTTATGTCCGTTACCCTCCCAGTAATAAATCCGTAGTTAGTTTGATGTAgatataatattcttttaaattaaaattttatagtatttaagttcaaatttggttttcttgaatataaattttttgtttcttagttAGAGTTCAGAACATTTGTTCAGGGGCGGGAGAATGTTTGGGCCGTCGTTAAAAGCTAATACAACTCTGTCTTGTaagaagaaattaaatttaggtTTACGTAATTTTAGTACAGTTTATAACAAacaagttgtttttttgttcttgTGTGTTTTTTTGGTATGAGAGAAACCAACCATTCTATTAGAAAGTTTCGTTGAGTCAATATAGTTTTTTGTGCAAATAGTTAGAAAGTTTCATTTAGAGATATTCTGAACATTTTCCACTAGTGAATTTCGTTTAGTTTAGTGCAGAATTTTATAGTTAGTGCAGTTAACaatccaaaaattgaaaacatattacatattaaacTTCAGTGTTAATGGCGGCAAGTAACATCGAGAATACGACACCCACGTGGTAAGGTATCCGCATTCCTTCGTCCCTAATTTGTCCCAACCTTAAAGCAATATCTTACAACGCTTTCGTCACCGGGAGTTTCAGAAATATATGTAAGTcgtatttgatattttcattttctataatttgGATTGTTACTTACTTCTAGTAACAGTccactaaaaaatatattgtagttTATATCGAAGGAAATAGCCAAAACAggattcattattaaaatttaataaaaaagacgAATTGTTGTAATAAAACCTTgtcttttaaaacatattttatttaattttcttgatcTCCAATTTCATCAGTTTTGGAAAATGTTATTTCCATCGCCTATCTTTTAGGTTTCAGACCGAAACGAATCAAAGACAagcaaattgattaattaaaggtaatttgttggtaaatatgtaaatatataaagattttcTAATATTACAGTGGAACCTATATAACTTGAACCTCGTTAAGTCGTAATCCTCAAGAAGCCGAAAAAAATGCCATTCTCTTCCGCTTCACCCATAAATACGCGGTATCTAGAATAAGTCGAAAACTTATCAActcgaaattttttgcatttccctTGGGGTTCGAGTCATCGTGGTTCCAttgtatatcaaataaatgttttcaaaaatttaaaaaatgtattaatttaatcTTCCCATCTTTAGACAGATTTTagacattttaacaaaaaactgtaccaaaatttcaaacagcagTAGACTGACAGCGACTTTCCGACTgtgattttgaaatttcgatagtttttctatattttccttaatattattatctgatAGGTATGTTATGAGATTAGAATCAATAGGCTATTTTAGGctatatctacaaattttccACCTTTTATCTTgtattgttttggaaaaaatggaaactTAAGTATTTCTCTAATTTGTGGTCTTACGGGAAACCTGAAACAAAAATGACACCTATACCATAATTTGGTTTGTATCATCGAAATTTCTTAGCGTTACGAAATTGGAACTATTTATACCCGACTACCAAAGACTGGTTATGTTTTCTGCGCATATCTTGTATGCATGTATGAATATTTGTTAGTAAAGTAAATTTCTTTAATGCTTCGTAACTCCGGAACGGCTTGATAGATTTCGACAGTTAAGTTCTCGTTATGTTCGTCTTTAACATACAAGTGTTCTtacattaataaacaaaaaagttaaccAAGCCTATCGAGCTGggtaagtattattttaacagTCAGGGACCATTATTAGaaagatttgagccggtctaAATTTTATTGGATTCCGACTATTAAAGTCGCTACGTAAACTACAGCACTTGTTTTTCTCTTttcagtaataattattttaaatactataCTTGCACGTGAATTTCAATATCAAATCAGacgtaattaaaaaacaaataaatacttttaaaagccATTTTAATCGTGTGAGCTACGttagaaaattatcaaaatttatttatatattaaaaattttaataatttcacaaataaatcataattaatataaattaaatatttattttgtatgattGCTTGTCTTTCATAATTAAACAATGCTAGCTGgcagtttaattaatatttaattaatttaaattaaacactaCTAGATTGTTTAagataaatatgaattaaaaatgacattggACTGAATCCGACAGGCTTTTTGATATATCCACCGAACAGAAATTGTATATCAATCATTTATTTCTCtaatatgttcattttttttagtccAATTAAAACTTCTCTCTAGAAAGCTTCGCCGGAAAAATTAATCTTCATACACACCGTTTATAAggaaattgaaacaaaattataacaGTAAAATTAGTAGATTGTCGGTTGGGACACATTAGTGCAGGCGATGCTGAGtgggtttcgtatgcatttacaggtccCATCAAACAAGGATTGTATTTCGAAGTTTTTTGATCCGCTGAATCCGAATTTGCAACTTGCTCATCGCTCAGAGTGGGAGGAAAATtggaataaacaaattatttgttaactCATGTTTAATCTTGATATGGGATATTTTCATTGTGATATACATTTTAAGTTCCCTGCGGTtcttttattacttttgttctcaaacataaatacaaaaaatttcatataagtaCCGGATGTTCTACATGAACTTCCCATCTCTCGAGTGCTACTTGGTAATCTTTCTTAGATGTTTTATTCAAAGGTTTTGATAGAAAacaggtataaaaatatattagtggAGGcctaatatataataaatattttgttttatccattttttacgATTGAGACAAGTTTATAATGTTACACGAAGTGAGAAGTTTATCAAGGAACACTCAAAAAATGAGAAGTTATGAGAAAAATATAACTAGCATAAATCATGTAGGATATTCTGTACTTGAAGAAAATCACTTTCAGAAGACTTAAGCGCAGCTGAATTAATTGAAACTAATTTGAAATGGAAACAACCAATCTTAttgttaaaacattaatttattaagataaataaagattatatttatatagaaatataaatcaCACCTACTATGAAAATTATAgcatgaaaaattattacagtAGAGTTTAGAGCAAATATTTCAAGAACGAAAAATTTtctcatgaaaatattttgttatctgAATTATGtcgaatttatttcaaataagtatattttgtaattttttaccaaaatctaaagtttaccaaaaaaagtcaaggTCTTCGTAAATTGACTACCTCCAACTTAATTAGTAAGGTCTTTACTCCGAATTTGAATCGCCAAaaactcaaacaaaaatatttgtcaatgacactttttgctaaGAATTCATTCCTATATTGATCCCCGTTGTCATTTAtagcataaatttttccactCCCATCCCCTGGCCAAGATcgcacaattttttgttttcaacttCTTTAAATAAGATTTAAACAATACAGTCgcacagtttttttaaaaattcattgactGTTCTTGGATTCCGAAGTATAAACCTTACGGCTCTCACctagtttattttttcaaagtccTCAACAGgcgaaatatttattgatatatagGTGATAATACAAAAAGTTCAGTAAATGACGATTATTCTGGCATATCCTGGCTCTTGGTGTACAGTTCAAATCACTTAATTTAGAACCCTACAATGTCATTATCAaaaccaattaaataaattatattgtccTTAAACTAgtgaataaaaatagatttcacTTAGCGAAAAATCATAAGTTAGACTTGAGTATTCCATTTGGATGtaacaaattaatttctacAATGGatttctcaaatattttaacaagtgccgattgtaaatatttattaaaacaaaaatttggtgatttatcgaaaatacaattaattgattttacaattaatcCATTATCAGATAAAATGGAAGGATTTATGGGTGATCATTTACgattaaaatgtgaaattttaaatgataatgaaaaacagactgtacaattttttattaaaaaacagatATCTGTTCGAAACGATCAAGAAAAACATTTAGttgattcatttaaaacaaCAGTGACCTATAATAAAGAAGccttattttatcaaattatcaatgataataataatttaccaaTTAATTGGGGtgcaaaacattttcaatttgaaaaagatgaaactttgttaattttgGAGGATATCAGTGTTCATGGCTTTATGTTAGGTAAGTAAAAAGAATCAGCTATTTAATTTACTTACATAGTATATGGATCTTTACACTCGAAATGATCAATCATTCCATTATTAACTAATCACACCTTAATATTTTGACCCTTCTAATGAGttagtatgcaaaatatgacaAATGGATTTAGAGTTTGaataatgttttagtttttctattATTAGACGCTGAATTGTAGAtatttttacaagatatttttcaaatacttgttttattctttaaagaatttaattttatagctacttattttttactgtatgaattaattgtaatattagtttaaaaaaggcatactACTGATTtattagtcaacccaatatgtgcgtacattatacctacatttggtttgatcaggatattgattatgatataacataaaattttcttgtacttactttaaattatctctattatctttaacttctgataactaaCATTCACAACcaatgaaaaaacattaaattttgataacaaatacaaattgacaacttataattacaaaaattttttagcatattttaaaatttatagcaaGCTGAATCgcttgaaaaaatttctaggcAACCTAAGTGAAAATGGTGGGTTTTTGGTGTTGTTTATTTTCGTtacaccttttttttagttttacttcccacaaccagcaaacaaaaaatcagaactataCCGTGCAATTAGAAACATAGTTTCAATAAGACCATGTTCAAATCgtttataaattgaaacaatCACGAAACGATTACAAATCAGagactaataataaaaaaattaataggtgCTATTTATAACTGTATACCCATTTACACCCCATTCTGTATACAatgttaaaactaaaatttaattaagtaatttattttaataatttattggtaTCAAAGCTCTATAACACaaacgattattattttattttttataggaaaaatagaaatattcgaTTTAGATCATTGCAAAATGGGATTAAAAGCTTTAGCACGTCTTCACGCATTTAGTATACAgttggaaaatgaaaaatgtaaagaTAATCCAAATTACAATAATCATTACCATTCACATCCAGCGGCTTTCGATGAAGCTTTATTTTCGTATCGAAATCAATATGCAGCCGGATATATGAAAGCAAGTCTTCGATGTTTACAACTAGGTTTTGATTACATCCCACATTTATCAATGGATGAACGTAtagaaatgaaaaagaaaataaaaaatgtgcttATTGATTTTGTTGAGCTCTTTGAACAaccatcaaaaaaatttcaaaatgtattttgtcATGGAGATCTCTGGCATAAgaatataatgtttaaatacTCTGACGAAACACCAATCGATTGTAATTTTGTAGATTTTCAAGAATTACGTTATTTACCTGGGGCACACGATATGCTCTTTTTCATTTATGTTAATACAACTCAAGAATTtcgtaaagaaaatttatacaaattaatagaATATTACTATGAAGAActgtataatgaaataaaaaagattggATTGAATCCACatgaaattttaccattttatgaTTTCACTCAATCTTATGCACAATTCTATCCAGTGACAAAGATCATTCAagtaatttacaaacaaatacataatttaGGAGATGAATATCTTTcggaacaatttaaattaaaatcggacggaatagaaataattttaggtaatcgcgaaaaattcataataccaGCATATGAgaaaaatatgaacaattaCATCGATAAAATGAATCCACTGTATGAGGAGTTGATTGAATCTTTACTTAATCCAAACTTAGTTCGAGAAGAATGTTATGACATTATTCGAAGAAAAATCCATACTAATAGttacgttttaaaaaattatcaagtttTACCACATCATTcgaaaaacttattaataattacaatttcattgaatgaaaCGATTactgacttgaaattttttatgaaatacttaAATGATGACTTTAATAgaaaagaagtttttatttatcaaatattatcacttaataatttattaagcaaCACTGAAGTCATGAGCTTAATCAATCAAGTGATGCCAAAATGTTATTACAGTGTTAACGCAAGGACGATTGTACTCGAAAACTTAGAAGAAAATGGATTCAAACATGTTGACACTTTAGACTACCAATCAGTGAACACAGTTATTAAAACTTTAGCGAAATTTCATGCAGCttatttaattttggaacaGAAGGGTCAAACTGAAAAAGTTCATAAGTTTTATGAATTTTCTGATATAActtcagaattaaaaaaagaaacaatttataCTAAATCCAAAATAGTTTCAGCAGCTTACGATGGACTTTTATCTGCTGTTAATGAATTATATCCAAGTATGCTGAGTGAGATATCAAAACTTCGAGATagtgaagaaaattttgtaaatttgttacAACCATCAGAcacttataaaaatgtattatgcCACGGAAATTtaactttagaaaatattatgttcAAAGGTGAAGATCGAAGTGAATGTCGATTTGTTGATTTCAAACAAAGTCGATTAATGCCACCCGCttatgatattttaacattCTTATACATGACAACAACA from Chrysoperla carnea chromosome 2, inChrCarn1.1, whole genome shotgun sequence includes these protein-coding regions:
- the LOC123291540 gene encoding uncharacterized protein LOC123291540, which codes for MEGFMGDHLRLKCEILNDNEKQTVQFFIKKQISVRNDQEKHLVDSFKTTVTYNKEALFYQIINDNNNLPINWGAKHFQFEKDETLLILEDISVHGFMLGKIEIFDLDHCKMGLKALARLHAFSIQLENEKCKDNPNYNNHYHSHPAAFDEALFSYRNQYAAGYMKASLRCLQLGFDYIPHLSMDERIEMKKKIKNVLIDFVELFEQPSKKFQNVFCHGDLWHKNIMFKYSDETPIDCNFVDFQELRYLPGAHDMLFFIYVNTTQEFRKENLYKLIEYYYEELYNEIKKIGLNPHEILPFYDFTQSYAQFYPVTKIIQVIYKQIHNLGDEYLSEQFKLKSDGIEIILGNREKFIIPAYEKNMNNYIDKMNPLYEELIESLLNPNLVREECYDIIRRKIHTNSYVLKNYQVLPHHSKNLLIITISLNETITDLKFFMKYLNDDFNRKEVFIYQILSLNNLLSNTEVMSLINQVMPKCYYSVNARTIVLENLEENGFKHVDTLDYQSVNTVIKTLAKFHAAYLILEQKGQTEKVHKFYEFSDITSELKKETIYTKSKIVSAAYDGLLSAVNELYPSMLSEISKLRDSEENFVNLLQPSDTYKNVLCHGNLTLENIMFKGEDRSECRFVDFKQSRLMPPAYDILTFLYMTTTQNFRDQYLNQIIQSYYNYLTEELQRAKLNITDFLTFNDFKNSFNEISKIALHQVIISSVSGNDKRKNVRDKLQIKYVKEIVSLLMDHYRNQV